GTAAATAacgcaaattgtaaaaaacaagcaaaaaacaatactgtttaaattaaaatgatttcaatacgaaattaaacaaactgtAAATTGTAGCTAAAAGTTGAACGCTTGAAAGGCAGCGCACAATTtccacaaacaaaacaaaaaactgaagaaaaaaatggcaagaaaaagtttgcacaaaatgaaactgacattgattgcattttcattgcacaaattgttaaacttttGCGTTATAggttcatttattttgtaatttattatttatttatttattatttattgtaaaaacaagcaacaaagctaaacaaaagctgcacacacacacaccaacaacaacaacaacaacacacaaaaatttgcttaaataaattttttatgaaaattgtgTACAACTTTTTGacaaattgaaaacgaaaacgtaatttgtgttttatttgaaatacatAGCATACTTTCAAGCGTCTCTACTTGTACAATACTTATAGGTAATTGGCTATtatcactctctctctgtctatctaACTGTAACATTATCACGCTCTTAACCGCATCAACACTCATGgctttaaatgtatttaagttTACACGCCCAGCTTAGCAACTGTAATTAGTTTACGCTTATCATTTGCTGTAGTAGGTGTTGGTTTattctgagctgagctgcgctGGCTAAAAGAAactatgcaattatttattctaaATATAGCAGTTGCATAGCGGAAGCTATGAACCCAAGTGCAAATGCgcttcaattaataaaaacaaaagtacaaAGTTCATATGCACATGCGATAGTTTAAGCCAACAAAGACAGCCAACCCAAGGGACAAGTGCTGTCTGCACaactcgctgctcgctgctcgcttCTCTATAACTAACATGCTAGACTCGACGCTCGTTGCTGTGTATATGAGTAAAAGCACATTAGTAGCTCATTACACTCAACTgtgtggatgctgctgctgctgcaccttGTACATTTGTATAATGCTGTGCATCTCTGCTAGGGCTGGATAAACTTTTAACGAACAGAGTGGCAAAAAGTTGTAAAGCAGTTACATAAGACTTTCAGAGCATTAAGAATTCTCTGCGTAAGTTTACGCCCAACAATAATCAAAATGCTGAGCACTCGATCTATTAAATTTCTGTTAGCATTCTgtcaaattttataacaattaaacttGCAGTtgctaatatatttaatttgtttaggcTTTGAGTTAGActtagtttaattttcaacatgAATGTATTAGATTTAATGTAagtctataaattttaaacggcatttaatttagcaattattttttgtttataattaagtaaTAATTACAGCTTAGctactttgtttttagtttgcttgcaGTCCAAAGTTACATTAATTATATGACAGCAATTTAAGCCAGAAGTTTACTTTATGCAGCCCTGAAATATGATCAGCTTATGCAAGTATATGttcaatatgtatgtatgtgtgtgtatgtttaacatttatatataatagttAAAGGCTGCAGCGCGCTTCAATGTCAATGCTTTTCATAATATTATTTGCCCACCCAAGCATGTTTcccactcccacacacacacacacacacacaaacaaacaaggcGCATAATAATCATTGACTATGTGCAGCAGTATTTGtggcttacacacacacacacacacatgcatgcagcCACATACTAAAACTACTGCGAGtgaatgagagagagaaaagctCAGTGAGCACTGCATGTAAAAGCATGAAGCGTAATTAACCACGGTACATGGCAAAAATATCCGCAGCTTACCTTACCCGCACTCCCAACACCCACTACCCAccctatatacacacacacacacacacacacaaccacaagcaaacacatacacacactcgcagctgcaacacaaaATGAACTTCTATGCGTGAGGCTCATGCAAGCGTATTAACATAACAAATTCTTTATGGCGTGGCGTGCAGGTGATCTGAAGAACAACGTCATCGACATGTCCACGGATGTGTTCCAAGCGCGTCACAATCACTTCATCGATGCCATTTTCTCGCGCATTAATAAAATCGTCGCCGACAATTATGATCCGTTTGTGGTGCGTCTGGCGGGACGTTCGgccgctgcagcaacagccacgcccagctACGGAAACGCTGTGAAGACCACAACAAAGACCAAGAAGGGCAATGCCAATCACAAGGGCACAACGCACAAGAAGCTGTAAGTAGTTAGAAGTAATAATGTTGCCATAGCGACAAGCGCGTAGCCCACGCTCTAATTAAATTAGAGTTTAAGTGAgatttatagcaaataattgAGAAGCTTGCAGCAAGTATAATAGCTGCCTTAagaataatttgaattaaggCAGTAGCTCTTTAAACTCTTTAGAAAAAATCTGAAAAGCATATTAATCGTAATACAATTAGATTTACATATGTAACTGAGCATAAAGTTTTGATTATAACTATGAACACAAATTCTTTGTTATGCCTAAACTGTTTTCATCAGAAATACTTTGCTCAGATGCATTTGATGCACAAACTTAAAGCAAGAGTAAGGCTgagtaatattttattaaattgctttacaaTACTATTAGACTCTTTTTTGATAAAGCTATTCGACAAATCTACCATTTAGTTATTCTTCAAATgggcacattttatttaatgatttaaatCCTTAGCACGTAGCTTCAATCCAATGAGCAcaagttgattttgttgccaaGTCCCTCTCATGCTCTAAATACAGTCACACACCCAACCATCCACTCAACGCACGATTCGCATTGAgcgcgctctctaagcaacaaAGCGGCGACGCTCTTGTTCGGCCGCAGAGCGATCGATCGCATGCGAACGAAAGACACGAGCAACGAACTTGCTTTCGAGCGAAGAGTAGCAGAGCACCTCCCACCTATGTGGGCGGCTGCAAAGTAAGGCCACAGGTCAGTCGTGTCCAGACTATTGGCGAGTAAGCAAGCAGTGAACTTTGTCAGTTGCCagactaataataataaataattcattgcTTGTGAACTTTACTTTAAACTTTATGCTTAGTATGTGaaactatttttatgcttgatACAAAATTCAGCAGACTTTATAGCCTTCACTATAAAAGTTGTGGAAGAGCTAACTTACTATAATGCAAAGTAAACTAATGTAATTCCATTAAATGTTAACAATACATTGTGTAAATGTAATCAtctatgatttatttaatagtaGTAAAACAAACTATGAGCACTATGAACTATGAATCCGCTTTTGAATTACATTCCCCCGCCATAGTTAGAGCGTTTAGGACTTGGCATATTTAATCAACTGTGTCCTGATAAATGATGCGTATCCTTCTctttgcagcaaaaacacGCGCTCCGAGCCGCGTGctgccagcaccagcagcagcacagagtCTGTTAAATTGCAAGAGCAATTGACGCAATTACAGAGCGAGCTGGGACTCAAAGCAATGGAGCCGGTTGAACAGGGCGCAGCATCCGCTGCGGCAGGCAAGGCGGAAACACGCACCGTGTTCGCTGGCGAGTCGAATGGCAAGGCCGCCAACGCCAAgaagacagcaacaacaacaacaacgtcagCAGGGGCAGGGGCGTCGGGTCACAAGCACAACACgaaaaaggcagcagccaaTGGAGCCAGCTACAATCAGCCGCCAGTGGGCGCGAGCAAGGCGGAAGTGGAGAAGCTGCAAAAGGCCGAGGGCAGCCTGTCGGGGCTGGCGACGCTGAAGCGCGTGGGCAATGTGAAGGTGATCAGCGATGCGGAAGGACGCAATTCGACCATTAAGGCCAAATTCACGCTCGGACCGCTGATGTTGCGCGTCGAGAAGTCCTTCAAGCGCGGCAGCGTGCGCAGCGTGAAAAGCGCCACGGCACGCACCAACGAAATGATCGGACGCATCAAGTTCAGTGTGCTGGACGATCGGGCTACGCTCATGTCCATCAAGGtgcagcagcccaagcaggTGCGTAACCCCCCAATCAGTGTCCTTTGTGCAATTAGCTATTGTTAACTCTTTGGCAGGTCGAGGTGGAGAGCAAGGACAATCACGACCGCACACGCGAGTTCGTCTGGCGTCGCACGCCCAAGATTGCCAAATTGGTCAATGAGAAGCTCAAATTGGCAGCCGAGTCGCTCTTCGCGCCACAGGGCGTGGAGGTGGTGCGtctttaaagcaaactaaatttagtCGCTACtaagtaatttaaatgcctaacttatatatttatttaacttatttcgcctttgccttttggctAATAAAACATCAAACTTGTCGCAAGCACTAAGCTTCAGTTTTATGCGCCACACACACCgaacaatgcagcagcagacacaccCAGCTGCTGTTTAAGTTTGCACGTGGCAAGTATCTGTGTCAGGTTGCTTTCAGTTTTCATTAATGCAGCTGGTccttgcctgctgctgctgctgctgctgctgcttgccacttacAAAGTAAATATGAGTGCGTGTATATTGTGTTGCATCTAAGGCGGAAGGacatgcaatttgttgttgtttgccgtCCTTTCTGCTCtcttacagcagcagcaacaaccctCTCCACAGTTTGGGCCTGCTTTGTCGCCCATCATGcatgctgtttgttttgttctgtctgtctgacgttcgttcgttcgttcgggTTGTGCTTTGTTGCACCTAAATTGACAACAATATCGTTTCATTTGCTCAGTGAAGTGAACTCatcagtgctgctgctgctgcccaccccctgcttacacacacattgccacttcactttttatgtgtgtgaCTCTGACTTTGACTGTTACTAGGGGCAGCTTCATTATATTGACTGTCAGCACATGATGATGCTCGCCTTTAATATGAAACTTAAtacacattttgttatttgttgcattgtcTGTTGAAAgcgttgccagcaacaaattaaaccaatttaattgctcacaaccagcagcagcagcagcagcagctagagcagCAACGTAAACTCATTTACACAGTGAGTCCGAAAATTCTTGAgcattcatttgcatttgttattactGGCTAAAGTTTTTGCcgtttttgcaattgttgaatATGCAACACGCCCAGCTTTTGTTGCAGATTTAATTCCATGCCGTATCTGATTGCATTACCAAAGTGGGCGGCTGGGCAAGCACCCAGCTAAGAATGTAATCATAAATCATAGAATGCAAACGCTCGCACTTCGCAGCAGGTTACATCAGCTATGCTCAAGCTTGGCCAGCATTTGTTTAGCTATAGAGCAACGCAGCGTCGGCGTGTGAACAAATTTTTAGTTACTTTtctgaaataaaattagaaaCTTTTTGGTATATGCAAACTTATTTGGTTGCTGGCATTTTGAAAAGTTTAATACCTAGACAACTTGCTACATGCTGCTCATtagaccaaaaaaaaagaaaacaaaagggCCACATATGCCTGAGCTAAGCCCAAAGTCTCTGACAATATGTGACCAAGACTTGGGGCAGCGCCTTGGCCTTTAGCAAAAGTTATGCAAACTTGAGTTTAAAATTTGACAACGGTTAAGCGCCCCAAGGTCAACGGTCAGACTTTGGTGCGGATGGGGGCTGCTGAAATTAATCAACCTGTTTAATTAGCTACAATGTGCGCTAAATGGAATGCACCTGCTGTCATGGGCAACTTTGTTTGATTGAGAGTGTCCTCGTGGCTTGCCGCAAGAGCGACAACTAATTGCCACAtaatcaacaacaaccacagcgACAATaccaacgacgacgacgacgactacaATAAGCAGCCGCAACTACTGTGGCAACTACTCTGCTGTGTAATGGCACAACGTGACTGCTTGTCCCTTTTTAGCCGCTCAATTTGTACTAATTACGAGCGGAGCGCTTAGATTTAACTGGCATATCCATCCATAGTCAGTGACACAGCGACGCGTCGCTGACATCAACGCCACATTGTTGCTGCGGCCCATCTGCCGCAGATTTCCATACGACTCACCATTTTATATTGTCATTAGCCTTTTTCACGCGCTGGCCAACAGTCGCGCgcgtttattttaaaatattcgaCGAATTCGCTGCCAAAGAGCAAAGCGATACCCAAAACGCATGCGCGCTCTTTAAGCGACGCTCTTCGCTCGCTTATCACTGACCTAAAGCATTGCTAAGGCGGATGCTGTTGGCCAAGGCTAAGGCATGCAGAACTTGCAGAGCTGCGAGCTAGCAACACTAAGTTTAACATTGAGCAAGGCAGTTGTCAGTGTTGATATGAgagattaagtatacgcagtagctaaaatattaaaagcgagtcaagtaatttttttaaaatgtatttagctgctgcttaacatttgctaaattttaataatttatttttgatatttttgacCAATAATTAATGATTAATAATTACTACTCCAGCTGTTAACAGACATGgaaaattaacttaaagcaaacacattataaataattcatttgaaatattttgcaagtcatatttaaacattatttgaaatattttagtgtattatttatatattttaaagcttttgaaTGCTCTTTAATGccaacaaattttgatttttattatataaaatgaaatagctaaaatatttaaaatatgaagaCAAATTTGCCAGTCCTTAAGTCTGCTtatcataatttatgcattcgtcaaattgttatatttcatttacattattttagtGCATGTTCTTAAATTGCGCTTTTTGCCGCTCGAATTGCAACTGACAAATAATTCATTCTTATCAAGACCCAGATCTTGATACAAAGTGCGGCTAGCGCTTGTGAGAAGAGCACAAatcaaagagcagcagcataaatgcGGCGAATTCAGCGCTAGCGGGGAATGTTGCTCGTGTGCTCGAGCATGAGACACGACACGACGCCACGAAGTTGGACAGGCGTGAGCCGAGCAGACGAGGCCTTCTCCATGCTGATGTTGGGCAGCTATGCTGTGACTGGCAAGTGCAAGGCCCCAAAAtaagtttcagtttcagtgcGACAGCGATGGTGAACGCATGTGAAGTCGAAGCGCAGCGGTTGACGCGACGTTTAACATaagaataaacaacaaaagccacaaacaaGTTGATAAAAGTCTAAGGcctgccaaaataaaaaaaaaagggcgaGCACAAGAACGTGAAGACGCATCTGCAGCCTGCACTTGTGTATGTGacgtgagtgtgcgtgtgtgtgtgtgtgtgtgaaaagttGCCAGCGACTTCTTGAGCAGCgactaacaaaaatataataagtgcCAGAGAGTCGTAAATTTTGAACGTGTGAAAACGCAGGAAAAGCCTCATTGCCGGCAACGTGGCGgaatcaaatgaaatgaaatgaaattgtatggggctattgttgttgccattgttgttgttgttgttgtaactgcCGTTAGCTTATGCCTTTTGGGGCAGTTTAGTTAAATGCGCGTGGCACGCGAATATTTTATGACATCGTTTCGAATTAtatgcgatttttttttttcggcaaCTTGTTAGCGACAAAAGacgcaaataataaaaaaaagaataaagaaaatgcacacaacaaataaaaatgtgtttacACCCACATAAAGCAAACAGCCCGCCCCCTACCCTACCCTACCCATTCCCCTTTTGCATTCCAAAACGCGCGTCGAGCGTTTTGTCTCATTAGCAGGCAGCAAATTaagttgttttatatttagctttagctaagttttctaaaagcaacaaatgctgaaataaattaacaaattataaacagcactcaatacaaacagcaaacagccagcaacaaacataaatcGTCTTTGATCTTCGCATGGAAAACAAATTGTCTACAcagcaatattttgtaattcaaTATAGCCGCAGCCTTCGCCAAAGTGACAAAACTCAAAGGCAAACACATAAAGCAGAGCACAGGCACACAGGCGATCAGCAGAGCATGGCGCCCACTGCGTATGCGCGTTGCGTAAGCGCATATATGTTGCTCATACGTCATGTTGTACACAATAATGGAATGAACTGCGCTCGCTTTACAAAACTTTGTGCGCTTGATTGTTACTGCACTTAAGTAGTTTGCTAACAGGCTACAAAactttagcaaaaaaaaaaaaacgaatattttatttgaaaaaaacaaaagctgataGTTGGCATCAAGTGCCAACTTGGCTCGAAAGTTAGCCAAACTGAAAACAAGACAATATGCACAATGCCACAAAGTTTGCGCCA
The DNA window shown above is from Drosophila busckii strain San Diego stock center, stock number 13000-0081.31 chromosome 3L, ASM1175060v1, whole genome shotgun sequence and carries:
- the LOC108600127 gene encoding dentin sialophosphoprotein isoform X3: MKFVILLCVLSALLLQIEASPLQLLARSERAVARQQAVNNDVAPAAAPADDDDDDDDEDDDDDEPDLGDLVDDDDDDEDDDEDDDDEEDDTPQGQAAPAPAAASDDDEEEDDDDDDYLDRLFDDILGDEDDEDDDDDASPAASAASSPVAAAPAQAIEEIAPAASSGLTTGISDGVDLPAESGNAIEPAASGNTAEELAAAAAPAISTNSVNNNNNNEGDLKNNVIDMSTDVFQARHNHFIDAIFSRINKIVADNYDPFVVRLAGRSAAAATATPSYGNAVKTTTKTKKGNANHKGTTHKKLKNTRSEPRAASTSSSTESVKLQEQLTQLQSELGLKAMEPVEQGAASAAAGKAETRTVFAGESNGKAANAKKTATTTTTSAGAGASGHKHNTKKAAANGASYNQPPVGASKAEVEKLQKAEGSLSGLATLKRVGNVKVISDAEGRNSTIKAKFTLGPLMLRVEKSFKRGSVRSVKSATARTNEMIGRIKFSVLDDRATLMSIKVQQPKQVEVESKDNHDRTREFVWRRTPKIAKLVNEKLKLAAESLFAPQGVEVVRL
- the LOC108600127 gene encoding dentin sialophosphoprotein isoform X2, giving the protein MKFVILLCVLSALLLQIEASPLQLLARSERAVARQQAVNNDVAPAAAPADDDDDDDDEDDDDDEPDLGDLVDDDDDDEDDDEDDDDEEDDTPQGQAAPAPAAASDDDEEEDDDDDDYLDRLFDDILGDEDDEDDDDDASPAASAASSPVAAAPAQAIEEIAPAASSGLTTGISDGVDLPAESGNAIEPAASGNTAEELAAAAAPAISTNSVNNNNNNEGALAGDDEEGDDDDDEDDDDEDIDIGDDVIEARREARDLKNNVIDMSTDVFQARHNHFIDAIFSRINKIVADNYDPFVVRLAGRSAAAATATPSYGNAVKTTTKTKKGNANHKGTTHKKLKNTRSEPRAASTSSSTESVKLQEQLTQLQSELGLKAMEPVEQGAASAAAGKAETRTVFAGESNGKAANAKKTATTTTTSAGAGASGHKHNTKKAAANGASYNQPPVGASKAEVEKLQKAEGSLSGLATLKRVGNVKVISDAEGRNSTIKAKFTLGPLMLRVEKSFKRGSVRSVKSATARTNEMIGRIKFSVLDDRATLMSIKVQQPKQVEVESKDNHDRTREFVWRRTPKIAKLVNEKLKLAAESLFAPQGVEVVRL